A genomic segment from Carassius auratus strain Wakin chromosome 25, ASM336829v1, whole genome shotgun sequence encodes:
- the LOC113042818 gene encoding C-C motif chemokine 13-like: protein MRSLMCLLFLVICSVQVTSNAPSAIDAQTNCCLEFSNVKIPVKRVVSFYWTSSSCPRRAIVFKTKAEKDFCVNPETSWVSSHVDIVDKRTTTATRP from the exons ATGAGAAGCCTGATGTGTTTGCTGTTCCTGGTGATCTGCTCTGTGCAGGTGACTTCAAACG CTCCCTCTGCAATTGATGCCCAAACTAATTGCTGTTTAGAGTTCAGTAATGTGAAGATTCCTGTGAAACGAGTGGTGTCTTTCTATTGGACCAGCAGCAGCTGTCCCAGACGTGCTATTGT atttaagaCAAAAGCAGAGAAAGATTTCTGTGTCAATCCAGAGACTTCCTGGGTGAGCAGCCATGTTGATATAGTGGACAAAAGAACAACAACTGCTACACGGCCATAA
- the LOC113043868 gene encoding monocyte chemotactic protein 1B-like, translating into MRSLMCLLFLVIFCSVQMTSSAPLAPDVANCCGEFSKVKIPVERVTSYYKTSSSCPRLAIVFQTIAGKEFCVDPETPWVKSHIDKVDKRTTV; encoded by the exons ATGAGAAGCCTGATGTGTTTGCTGTTCCTGGTGATCTTCTGCTCTGTGCAGATGACTTCAAGCG CTCCCCTTGCACCTGATGTGGCAAACTGTTGTGGAGAGTTCTCTAAGGTGAAGATTCCTGTTGAGCGAGTGACTTCTTACTACaagaccagcagcagctgtcCCAGACTCGCTATTGT GTTTCAGACAATAGCAGGGAAAGAGTTCTGTGTTGATCCAGAGACCCCCTGGGTGAAGAGTCATATTGATAAAGTGGACAAAAGAACAACAGTCTAA